In the Marinomonas algicola genome, one interval contains:
- a CDS encoding GreA/GreB family elongation factor has translation MLNKQDVIESIQLCLKERLAVSNKAALQAYEQATNEESVAENKYDTFGLEASYLAHGQSKRVIECENDLAVFVKRKSQYQVVRPVVAEGCLVKLIDQSNQMQYFFISPVAGGTKVTLKRETITLISITSPLGKCLLGKEEGDDVVLNSAQAMKTYEIEDCM, from the coding sequence ATGTTAAATAAACAAGATGTGATCGAGAGTATTCAGTTGTGTTTAAAAGAAAGGCTTGCTGTGTCCAACAAGGCCGCGTTACAAGCGTATGAGCAGGCGACAAATGAAGAGTCTGTTGCTGAAAACAAATACGATACATTTGGCCTTGAGGCATCTTACCTAGCGCATGGACAATCCAAAAGGGTGATTGAATGTGAAAATGACTTGGCTGTGTTTGTGAAGCGTAAGTCTCAGTATCAAGTGGTTCGTCCTGTTGTTGCAGAAGGGTGTTTGGTTAAGCTCATTGATCAATCGAATCAAATGCAATACTTTTTTATTAGTCCAGTGGCTGGTGGGACGAAAGTTACACTTAAACGTGAGACTATTACCCTAATCTCAATCACATCACCACTAGGAAAGTGTCTTCTTGGAAAAGAAGAGGGCGATGACGTTGTGCTTAATTCTGCTCAGGCAATGAAAACCTATGAGATTGAAGATTGTATGTAA
- a CDS encoding FKBP-type peptidyl-prolyl cis-trans isomerase, translating into MQIASNTVVSMHYTLVDEEGTELDSSIGQEPLVFLSGAQNIIEGLDKALQGKKAGDKESVSVSPEEAYGPVYPEMVQEVPRENFQGVDVIEIGMQFMAQTPGGEQPVTVIAVGDEGVTLDGNHPLAGKTLKFDVEIIDVREASPEELEHGHVHGEGGHQH; encoded by the coding sequence ATGCAAATAGCGTCAAATACCGTAGTAAGCATGCATTATACATTGGTTGACGAAGAAGGTACTGAATTAGATTCCTCAATTGGTCAAGAGCCATTGGTGTTTTTGAGTGGTGCGCAAAATATTATTGAAGGCCTTGATAAAGCATTACAAGGTAAGAAAGCAGGTGATAAAGAATCTGTTTCTGTTTCTCCTGAAGAAGCTTATGGTCCTGTTTATCCTGAAATGGTTCAAGAAGTTCCTCGTGAAAACTTTCAAGGTGTGGATGTTATTGAAATCGGTATGCAATTTATGGCTCAAACCCCAGGTGGTGAGCAGCCTGTAACAGTTATTGCCGTAGGGGATGAAGGCGTTACTTTAGATGGAAATCACCCATTGGCGGGTAAAACACTAAAATTTGATGTTGAAATCATCGATGTACGTGAAGCTTCTCCAGAAGAATTGGAACACGGTCATGTTCATGGTGAGGGCGGTCATCAGCACTAA
- the cysN gene encoding sulfate adenylyltransferase subunit CysN, translating to MSHQSELINKDILSYLKQHEEKDMLRLLTCGNVDDGKSTLIGRLLHDSKLIFEDHMEAVKRDSKKSGTQGEEVDLALLVDGLQAEREQGITIDVAYRYFSTEKRKFIIADTPGHEQYTRNMATGASTSDLAIILIDARYGVQTQTKRHSYIAALLGIKHLVIAINKMDLVEFSEERYNEIKSDYLAFNQQLGNRATDDVQFVPLSALKGDNVVNPSENMPWYQGGSLMNILEDVKINRDVRSDAFRFPVQYVNRPNLDFRGFSGTVAAGQVKPGDEVVALPSGKSSKVKAIVTYDGDLEAAKSGQAVTLTLEDEIDVSRGDMLAHKGKEPLMATTLRASIVWMAEHPLIPGKLYNFKVGTQSVPGKVHHFEHRVDVNTLEKSDIDQLELNGIAECVIQFDAPVAFDSYVESRFTGAIIVIDRLTNVTVGAAMAEEAVADLDANTVVTAEDRAARLGQKPAVISLSKNAFSQVELIERVLLNKGIVAIVKKNATESDVALLRKTGLTVIIENEALADSHVTEERLDDIVFSVIETVRL from the coding sequence ATGTCTCATCAGTCAGAATTAATTAATAAAGATATATTGAGTTATTTAAAGCAGCATGAAGAAAAAGATATGTTGCGTTTATTGACGTGCGGTAACGTCGATGATGGTAAAAGTACCCTTATTGGTCGCTTACTTCATGATTCAAAGCTGATTTTTGAAGATCATATGGAAGCGGTCAAGCGTGATAGTAAGAAGTCCGGCACTCAGGGTGAAGAAGTTGATTTGGCTTTACTAGTGGATGGTTTGCAGGCAGAGCGTGAGCAAGGCATTACTATTGACGTTGCTTATCGTTATTTTTCTACTGAAAAGCGTAAATTTATTATTGCGGATACGCCTGGACATGAGCAATATACGCGCAACATGGCGACTGGGGCTTCAACGTCTGATCTCGCTATTATTCTGATTGATGCGCGTTATGGGGTGCAAACACAAACTAAGCGTCATAGCTATATCGCCGCTTTATTGGGTATTAAGCATCTGGTCATTGCAATTAATAAGATGGATTTAGTTGAATTCTCAGAAGAAAGATATAATGAAATAAAATCTGATTATTTGGCTTTTAATCAGCAGCTTGGTAATCGCGCTACCGATGATGTTCAGTTTGTTCCTTTGTCGGCTTTGAAGGGAGATAACGTAGTTAACCCTTCAGAAAATATGCCTTGGTACCAAGGCGGTTCATTAATGAATATCCTTGAAGATGTTAAAATTAATCGAGATGTAAGAAGCGATGCTTTTCGTTTTCCTGTGCAATATGTCAACAGACCAAACCTTGATTTCAGAGGGTTTTCTGGAACGGTTGCGGCAGGTCAAGTTAAGCCGGGTGATGAGGTGGTTGCCCTGCCATCTGGTAAATCCAGTAAAGTGAAGGCCATTGTTACGTATGATGGTGATTTGGAGGCGGCCAAATCAGGCCAAGCTGTTACGCTTACATTGGAAGATGAAATTGATGTAAGTCGCGGTGATATGTTGGCTCATAAAGGTAAAGAACCTTTAATGGCTACTACGTTAAGAGCTTCAATCGTTTGGATGGCAGAACATCCATTGATTCCAGGTAAATTGTACAACTTTAAAGTGGGTACGCAATCTGTTCCAGGTAAAGTGCATCATTTTGAGCATCGTGTTGATGTGAATACGTTAGAAAAAAGTGACATCGACCAGCTCGAGCTAAATGGTATTGCTGAATGTGTCATTCAGTTTGATGCCCCCGTTGCGTTCGATTCATACGTAGAGAGTCGTTTTACTGGTGCTATCATTGTTATTGATCGTTTAACAAACGTGACTGTTGGTGCTGCAATGGCTGAAGAGGCGGTTGCCGATCTTGATGCAAACACTGTCGTTACAGCGGAAGATAGAGCGGCTCGTTTAGGTCAAAAACCCGCGGTCATCTCCTTGTCTAAAAATGCGTTTTCTCAAGTTGAGCTAATTGAACGGGTTTTGCTTAATAAAGGCATTGTGGCTATCGTGAAGAAAAATGCCACAGAATCTGATGTGGCGCTTTTGAGAAAAACAGGTTTAACCGTTATTATTGAGAATGAAGCGTTGGCTGACTCCCATGTTACTGAAGAAAGATTGGATGATATCGTCTTCAGTGTGATAGAGACGGTTCGCTTATAA
- the cysD gene encoding sulfate adenylyltransferase subunit CysD, which yields MTTEARLTHLKQLEAESIHIIREVAAEFDNPVMLYSIGKDSAVMLHLAMKAFYPGKPPFPLLHVDTGWKFKEMIAFRDQLVAKLGLELLVHQNPEGLAQGIGPFTHGSSKHTDVMKTQGLKQALDKYGFDAAFGGARRDEEKSRAKERVYSFRDKQHRWDPKNQRPELWNIYNGKVNKGESIRVFPLSNWTELDIWQYIYLENIDIVPLYFAKERPVVERDGTLIMVDDERMPLHENEKPMMKPVRFRTLGCYPLTGAVESEADTLPEIIQEMLLTKSSERQGRMIDHDSSGSMEEKKKQGYF from the coding sequence ATGACAACAGAGGCTAGACTCACTCATCTAAAGCAGCTTGAAGCTGAGAGTATTCACATCATCCGTGAAGTGGCGGCAGAGTTTGATAATCCTGTAATGCTTTATTCTATCGGTAAAGATTCGGCTGTGATGTTGCATCTTGCAATGAAGGCTTTTTACCCAGGCAAACCTCCTTTCCCTTTATTGCACGTTGATACTGGTTGGAAATTTAAGGAAATGATTGCCTTCCGTGATCAATTGGTTGCGAAATTAGGCTTGGAATTATTGGTTCATCAGAACCCTGAAGGCCTGGCTCAGGGTATTGGCCCGTTTACTCATGGTAGCTCAAAGCATACTGATGTAATGAAAACACAAGGTCTAAAACAGGCCTTAGATAAATACGGTTTTGATGCCGCGTTCGGTGGCGCAAGACGTGATGAAGAGAAGTCTCGAGCGAAAGAGCGTGTGTATTCCTTTCGTGATAAGCAACATCGCTGGGATCCTAAAAACCAACGTCCAGAATTGTGGAATATCTATAACGGTAAAGTGAATAAAGGTGAAAGTATTCGAGTGTTCCCTTTATCAAACTGGACTGAATTGGATATATGGCAATACATTTACCTAGAAAATATCGATATTGTTCCTCTGTATTTTGCAAAAGAGCGTCCGGTTGTAGAGCGTGATGGCACATTAATCATGGTTGATGACGAACGTATGCCGTTGCATGAAAATGAAAAACCTATGATGAAACCGGTTCGCTTTAGAACTCTTGGGTGCTACCCACTTACGGGTGCCGTAGAATCTGAAGCCGATACACTTCCTGAAATTATCCAAGAAATGCTGCTTACAAAAAGCTCTGAGAGGCAGGGGCGAATGATAGATCATGATTCGTCTGGTTCGATGGAAGAGAAGAAAAAGCAGGGTTATTTCTAA
- a CDS encoding superoxide dismutase, which yields MSFELPALPYAKDALEPHMSVETLEFHHGKHHNTYVVKLNGLVPGTEYEGKSLEEIIAAAPAGPVFNNAAQIWNHTFFWNSLNPNGGGEPTGELADAINAKWGSFEAFQAEFNDKAVNNFGSSWTWLVKNAAGELEIVNTSNAGTPSTNGQTALLTVDLWEHAYYIDYRNVRPDYLKGFWALANWEFAAANFAA from the coding sequence ATGTCTTTCGAATTACCAGCTCTTCCTTACGCTAAAGATGCTCTAGAGCCTCACATGTCAGTAGAAACACTAGAGTTTCACCATGGAAAACACCATAACACGTATGTTGTTAAATTAAACGGTCTTGTTCCTGGAACTGAATACGAAGGCAAATCTTTAGAAGAAATCATTGCCGCTGCACCAGCAGGCCCGGTTTTTAACAATGCCGCTCAAATCTGGAATCACACCTTCTTTTGGAATAGTTTAAACCCAAATGGCGGCGGTGAACCAACAGGTGAATTGGCCGATGCCATCAATGCAAAATGGGGTTCTTTTGAAGCATTCCAAGCTGAATTCAACGATAAAGCCGTAAACAACTTCGGTTCAAGCTGGACTTGGTTAGTTAAAAATGCCGCGGGTGAATTAGAAATCGTCAATACTAGCAATGCTGGTACACCGTCAACTAATGGCCAAACGGCACTATTAACCGTAGACCTTTGGGAACATGCTTATTACATTGATTATCGCAATGTACGCCCTGACTATCTAAAAGGTTTCTGGGCGCTTGCTAACTGGGAATTCGCTGCAGCAAACTTCGCCGCTTAA
- a CDS encoding TerB family tellurite resistance protein, which translates to MLFELKKMFANLTQSPSEESDVSYHLALATVLVEIMVSDDEVDQREIEKILEILKAQTGLDSEVEAILEEARSQSKMANDMFKYTNVINEQASRADKDEIMRCLWRIAYADLELDEYEDHRIRRISELLYVPHSDFIRTKLEVQKELAL; encoded by the coding sequence ATGCTTTTTGAACTCAAAAAAATGTTTGCAAACTTAACACAATCACCCTCTGAAGAAAGTGATGTCTCCTATCATTTGGCGCTTGCTACTGTGCTTGTCGAAATTATGGTGTCTGATGATGAGGTTGATCAAAGGGAAATAGAAAAAATACTCGAGATTTTAAAAGCTCAGACAGGTTTGGATTCGGAAGTTGAGGCCATTCTGGAAGAGGCGAGATCTCAGTCTAAAATGGCTAACGACATGTTTAAGTATACCAATGTCATTAATGAGCAAGCGAGTCGCGCTGATAAAGATGAAATTATGCGATGCTTGTGGCGAATTGCCTATGCAGATTTAGAGCTCGATGAGTATGAAGATCACCGTATTAGAAGAATCAGCGAATTGCTTTATGTACCTCATTCAGACTTTATTCGAACCAAGTTGGAAGTGCAAAAAGAGTTAGCGCTTTAA
- a CDS encoding YeeE/YedE family protein, with protein MENFILPLSGGLLIGVAATLYLLTTGKVVGISGIFAQALFNKERGLPILFIIGLILGGSTYGNLIPQHTDFPESRSTLLLIISGLLVGYGTRLGRGCTSGHGVCGISRLSPRSIIATLIFITSAIITVYFFNSI; from the coding sequence ATGGAAAATTTTATTTTACCACTATCCGGTGGGCTATTGATTGGTGTTGCCGCGACCCTTTACCTACTTACAACAGGAAAAGTAGTCGGCATCAGCGGAATTTTTGCTCAAGCATTATTCAATAAGGAGAGAGGGCTACCGATACTCTTTATTATCGGACTTATTCTTGGCGGCAGTACCTACGGCAACCTAATCCCTCAACACACTGACTTTCCTGAAAGCAGAAGTACATTACTTCTCATTATTTCAGGATTACTTGTAGGCTATGGAACTCGATTAGGGCGTGGCTGCACCAGCGGTCATGGTGTCTGCGGAATATCAAGGCTGTCACCTCGCTCAATTATCGCGACATTAATTTTTATAACCAGCGCGATCATCACGGTTTATTTTTTTAACAGTATTTAA
- a CDS encoding YeeE/YedE family protein has protein sequence MKALITFITGLLFGVGLAFSEMTNPAVVIGFLDITRNWNPSLLFVMVGAIAIGFIGYQIQKRRKKPLFDSSWSIPTRKDIDSPLIIGSILFGIGWGLSGYCPGPGLTALINNPSEGIIFVIALILGSGLFQVQSKLQTKPQ, from the coding sequence ATGAAGGCTCTAATTACATTTATTACCGGCTTGCTCTTTGGCGTTGGTTTGGCCTTTTCAGAAATGACCAACCCAGCTGTGGTTATTGGCTTCTTGGATATAACAAGAAACTGGAACCCTTCCTTACTCTTTGTGATGGTAGGAGCCATCGCCATTGGATTCATTGGTTACCAAATTCAAAAACGCAGAAAAAAACCATTATTCGACTCCAGCTGGTCCATACCAACTCGAAAAGACATCGATTCACCATTAATCATCGGATCAATCTTGTTTGGAATAGGCTGGGGGTTGAGTGGCTATTGTCCGGGTCCAGGACTGACCGCTCTCATTAACAATCCATCCGAAGGTATTATTTTTGTTATCGCACTCATTTTAGGTAGCGGGTTATTTCAGGTGCAATCAAAATTACAAACAAAGCCACAATAA
- a CDS encoding type III PLP-dependent enzyme produces MTIDVHSFYTPASFERLKKLADTKETPFVVIDTKTIEEHYIDLKKGFPIADIFYAMKANPAPEILTLLRDQGANFDVASIYELDKLLAIGGVSPEKISYGNTIKKIKDIRYFYDKGIRMFASDSEADLHNIAKQAPGSRVYIRILTEGSQTADWPLSRKFGCHTDMAISLLVLAKELGLVPYGVSFHVGSQQRDIGAWDEAIGKVKVIFERLKEESDIELQMINMGGGFPANYITRTNDLATYAEEINRFLEEDFGANIPRIILEPGRSLISNAGILVSEVVLISRKSNTALNRWIFTDVGKFSGLIETLDEAIKYPIHTEKSGEVEDVVIAGPTCDSADIMYENYKYGLPLSLEIGDRLYWLSTGAYTTTYSAVEFNGFPPLASYYV; encoded by the coding sequence ATGACTATTGACGTCCATTCTTTCTACACACCTGCTAGCTTCGAACGCCTTAAAAAATTGGCTGACACCAAAGAAACTCCTTTTGTTGTCATCGATACCAAAACCATTGAAGAACACTATATTGATTTAAAAAAAGGCTTCCCTATTGCTGATATTTTTTATGCAATGAAAGCCAATCCAGCGCCTGAAATTCTGACATTATTAAGAGATCAGGGCGCAAATTTTGATGTGGCGTCAATTTATGAGCTAGACAAGTTACTTGCGATTGGTGGCGTTTCTCCAGAAAAGATCAGTTACGGCAATACCATAAAAAAAATCAAAGACATTCGCTATTTTTATGATAAAGGCATTCGTATGTTTGCTTCTGACTCAGAAGCCGATTTACATAATATAGCCAAACAAGCGCCTGGCTCACGTGTCTACATTCGTATTCTAACGGAAGGATCTCAGACGGCAGACTGGCCCTTGTCCAGAAAGTTCGGTTGCCACACTGATATGGCGATTAGCCTACTTGTATTGGCCAAAGAACTTGGACTTGTTCCTTACGGCGTTTCTTTCCATGTTGGCTCCCAGCAACGTGACATTGGGGCTTGGGATGAAGCCATTGGTAAAGTGAAAGTTATTTTTGAGCGCCTTAAAGAAGAGAGTGACATCGAGTTACAGATGATTAATATGGGCGGCGGCTTCCCTGCTAACTACATTACTCGGACTAACGACCTTGCCACCTATGCCGAAGAAATCAACCGTTTCTTGGAAGAAGATTTTGGTGCAAACATACCACGCATTATTTTAGAGCCTGGTCGTTCTTTGATATCTAATGCTGGTATATTAGTCAGTGAAGTGGTGTTAATTTCTCGTAAATCCAATACGGCATTAAACCGTTGGATCTTTACCGATGTGGGTAAGTTTTCAGGCCTTATTGAAACCTTAGACGAAGCCATCAAGTACCCGATTCACACAGAAAAATCCGGTGAAGTAGAAGACGTAGTGATCGCGGGTCCAACTTGTGACAGTGCTGATATTATGTATGAAAACTACAAATACGGCTTACCATTAAGCTTGGAAATTGGTGATCGCCTTTACTGGTTATCAACAGGAGCCTACACTACGACTTACAGTGCGGTAGAATTTAATGGCTTCCCGCCTTTAGCCTCTTATTACGTGTAA
- a CDS encoding CaiB/BaiF CoA transferase family protein: protein MKPLKNIKVIEFCHVAAGPFSSMSLADMGADVIKVEPESGDSMRAWPPLSEGFSENFASLNRNKRSITLNLKSEFGLEAARRLIAGADVVVENNRPGVMKRLGLSYEAVKELNPKLVYCSVSAFGQTGPRANDGGFDVTVQAASGIMSVTGEQGGAPVKAGVPVSDFCAGLYAAYTITCLLKQVAEGGEGGFIDMSMLGASLGVSALQTSEYFGTGIDPKKLGSAHPRNAPYQAFKAKDDYFVLAAGNDKLWSSVCDVVNLKELVKQPRFLTTTDRAKNQSELKEILEACFAMDVAEVWVERLRAVGVPCEPINTYSKALEDPQVEHSGWVSDLTLASGAKTKTFGYPALINGKNLPIYRTAPGLGEHNDEILSEIGLKAGQGEG from the coding sequence ATGAAACCATTAAAAAATATCAAAGTTATTGAGTTTTGCCACGTAGCGGCAGGGCCTTTCTCAAGTATGTCTTTAGCGGATATGGGGGCAGATGTGATTAAAGTAGAGCCAGAAAGTGGTGATTCTATGCGTGCTTGGCCCCCTCTGTCTGAAGGCTTCAGTGAAAACTTCGCGTCTTTAAACCGCAACAAACGATCTATTACATTAAATTTAAAATCTGAATTTGGTTTAGAGGCCGCTCGTCGATTAATTGCGGGGGCAGATGTCGTGGTTGAAAACAACCGTCCCGGAGTAATGAAACGCCTTGGTCTATCTTACGAAGCGGTTAAAGAATTAAATCCAAAGTTGGTTTATTGCTCGGTTTCGGCTTTCGGGCAAACTGGCCCTCGTGCGAACGATGGCGGTTTTGACGTCACTGTTCAAGCCGCTTCCGGTATTATGAGCGTCACCGGTGAACAAGGTGGGGCGCCAGTGAAAGCCGGTGTGCCAGTATCGGATTTTTGTGCCGGACTGTACGCGGCTTACACGATTACTTGTCTATTAAAACAAGTAGCTGAAGGTGGTGAAGGCGGTTTTATTGATATGTCTATGTTAGGTGCTAGCTTGGGAGTATCAGCATTACAAACAAGCGAATACTTTGGTACCGGAATAGATCCGAAAAAACTCGGATCAGCGCACCCGCGAAATGCCCCTTACCAAGCCTTTAAAGCAAAGGACGATTACTTTGTACTGGCTGCCGGAAATGACAAATTGTGGTCTTCCGTATGCGATGTTGTCAACCTCAAAGAGTTGGTGAAACAGCCCAGGTTTCTTACTACAACAGATCGCGCTAAAAACCAGTCCGAACTTAAAGAAATTTTAGAAGCCTGTTTTGCAATGGATGTTGCCGAAGTTTGGGTTGAACGATTACGTGCTGTGGGTGTTCCTTGCGAGCCAATTAACACTTATTCTAAAGCTCTAGAAGACCCTCAAGTTGAACATTCAGGTTGGGTGAGTGACCTAACGCTAGCCTCTGGAGCAAAAACCAAAACCTTTGGCTACCCTGCATTAATTAATGGTAAGAACTTACCTATATATCGAACGGCACCCGGCTTAGGTGAACACAATGATGAAATCTTAAGTGAAATAGGTCTAAAGGCTGGACAGGGAGAAGGATAG
- a CDS encoding enoyl-CoA hydratase/isomerase family protein, translating to MALIEFEQKDTTGFLYLSNPDKGNALSPAMVESMILLLEKDMPSEITSLVIIGRGRHLCTGFDLSDIEELSDGDLLLRFVRIEHLLQLIQHASYTTIAFNQGAAYGAGADLFSACQYRFASESAKFSFPGPNFGLVLGTRRLSNLIGANQALSLIGNKKPIRIETALETGLVTHCIEESDLLETISNAATSFSPETTAALRAAALIDTRQMDMNALVQSASKPGLKNRILTYRKSLTQK from the coding sequence ATGGCTTTGATTGAATTTGAGCAAAAGGACACCACAGGCTTTCTTTATCTTTCTAACCCTGACAAAGGAAACGCTCTCTCACCAGCAATGGTTGAGTCGATGATTTTGTTACTCGAAAAAGACATGCCTTCTGAAATAACATCGCTCGTGATTATTGGCAGAGGCCGACATCTGTGCACGGGGTTTGACCTTTCGGATATAGAGGAACTTTCCGATGGCGATTTACTACTGCGTTTTGTGCGAATTGAACACCTGCTACAACTCATACAACACGCTTCTTATACGACGATTGCGTTTAATCAGGGCGCGGCTTATGGAGCAGGTGCTGATTTATTTTCAGCCTGTCAATATCGTTTTGCTAGTGAGTCCGCAAAGTTTTCTTTTCCAGGACCAAACTTTGGTTTAGTACTGGGAACTCGTCGCTTATCCAATCTTATTGGGGCCAATCAGGCGCTTTCCTTAATTGGCAATAAAAAACCGATAAGAATAGAAACGGCTTTGGAAACCGGTTTGGTCACACACTGCATAGAAGAATCGGATCTTCTTGAAACGATCAGTAACGCGGCAACGTCATTCAGTCCAGAAACGACAGCCGCATTACGAGCCGCTGCTTTAATCGATACTCGTCAAATGGATATGAATGCTCTGGTTCAGTCGGCGTCAAAACCCGGTTTAAAGAATCGAATTCTTACCTATCGAAAGTCACTAACACAAAAATAA